From the genome of Streptomyces xanthophaeus:
GCGCCGCGGCCATGGCCCCCGCCGGGGGCGGATCCAGCAGGGCCAGCCCGGCCGAGTCCGGGTCGCCCCAGCAGGCGGCCTGCAGGGCGAACTGCGCCAGGTCGGCGATGCGGATCTCCGGCGAGGGGAACGCGGGCAGTCGGCCGTCCTCCGCCTCGGCCCAGCAGCGGTACACCGTGCCCGGTGCCTCGCGCCCGGCCCGGCCCGCCCGCTGGCGCCCGGCCGCGCGGGACGCCCGTACGGTCGCCAGCGCGCCCAGCCCCCGCGCGTGGTCCGTCCGGGGCTCGCGGGCCAGTCCGGAGTCCACCACCACGCGTACCCCGGGGACGGTCAGGCTCGACTCCGCCACGGCGGTCGACAGGATCACCCGGCGGTGCTCCGCGACGGAGAGCACCGCGTCCTGGACGGCCGCCGGGGCCCGGCCGTGGATCTGGAGCACCTCCGCGTCCACCCCGGTCAGCTGCCCGGCGACCCGGGCGATCTCGCCGACGCCGGGCAGGAAGCACAGGACGTCGCCGTCGCGTTCCGCCAGTGCCCGCCGTACCACCGAGGCCACGTGCGTCAGCTGCGCCGGATCCACCCGCATCCCGTGCGGGGGCCGCACCGGCCGGGCCGGCGGGGCCCAGACCTTCTCCACGGGGTACGAGACCCCCGCGGCCTCCACCACCGGCGCGCCGCCCAGCACCCGCGCCCAGCCGGCGGAGTCCGTCGTCGCCGAGGCCGCCACCAGCCGAAGCTCCGGGCGCAGGGTCTCCCGTACGTCGAGGAGGAAGGCGGCGACCGTGTCGGCGTCCAGGTGCCGCTCGTGGCACTCGTCCAGGACCACGACGTCCACCCCGGCCAGCTCCTGGTCACGCTGGAGGCGCTGGAGCAGCACTCCGGTGGTCACCACCTCCACCACGGTGTCCGGGCCCGCCACCCGTTCCCCGCGCACGGTGAAGCCGACCGCGCCGCCCACCTGCCCGCCCAGCAGCCAGGCCATCCGGCGCGCCGCGGCCCGGGCCGCGATGCGCCGGGGCTCGGCGACGACCACCTTGCGCCGCGGCCCGCCGCCCACCAGCCCGGCCAGGACCAGCGGCACCAGCGTGGTCTTGCCGGTGCCGGGCGGGGCGCAGAGCACCGCCGTGCCGTGGCCGTCCAGCGCCGAGACGAGCGCGGGCACGGCCTCCCGTACGGGCAGGGCGTCGAGGGCGGCGGTACGGATCACGTCAGTCGCGCTCGCAGACGAAGATCGCGGTGCCCGGGATCAGGTTGCCGCGCAGCGGGGACCAGCCGCCCCACTCCTGGCTGTTCCACTCCGGCCACTCGGGCTCGACCAGGTCGAGCAGGCGGAAGCCGCCCGCGACCACGTCGCGCACCCGGTCGCCGATCGTGCGGTGGTGCTCCACATATACGGCGCGGCCCTGCTCGTCCTGTTCCACGTACGCGGTGCGGTCGAAGTAGGAGGCGGCGACGGACAGCCCCTCGGGTCCGGGCTCGTCGGGGAAGGCCCAGCGGACGGGGTGGGTCACGGAGAAGACCCAGCGGCCGCCGGGGCGCAGGACGCGGTGCACCTCGCGCATGACATTGACGGGGTCGGCGACGAAGGGGACGGCGCCGTAGGCGGAGCAGGCCATGTCGAAGGAGCCGGCGCGGAAGGGCAGGCGTCCGGCGTCCGCCTCGACGAGGGGGAGGTCGTCGCCGATGCGCAGGGCGTGCTGGAGCTGGCGGTGGGAGAGGTCGAGGGCGACCGGGCGGGCGCCCTGGGCGGCCAGCCAGCGCGAGCACTGGGCGGCGCCGGCGCCGATCTCCAGGATGTCCTTGTCCCTGAGGGAGGCGGCGGGGCCGAGGAGGGCCGCCTCCGCCTCGTCGAGCCCCTCGGGACCCCACACG
Proteins encoded in this window:
- a CDS encoding class I SAM-dependent methyltransferase — translated: MNQEDYASEVASEADPVSVEDPEATRRDAGEAESSRASRSWWDRNADEYQSDHGAFLGDDRFVWGPEGLDEAEAALLGPAASLRDKDILEIGAGAAQCSRWLAAQGARPVALDLSHRQLQHALRIGDDLPLVEADAGRLPFRAGSFDMACSAYGAVPFVADPVNVMREVHRVLRPGGRWVFSVTHPVRWAFPDEPGPEGLSVAASYFDRTAYVEQDEQGRAVYVEHHRTIGDRVRDVVAGGFRLLDLVEPEWPEWNSQEWGGWSPLRGNLIPGTAIFVCERD